TGGCTTCGCCAGGGGCGCCGCAATCCTGGCGAGAAACCGCAGATGGCCGCATCCGTCCACCTTGGCCGCATCGAAAAAGTCGTCGGGCAAACCGAGGAACGCCTGGCGCATGAGGAAAATGGAGAACGCATTCGCGCACCAGGGAACGATCAGCGCCGCGTAGGTGTTGTACCAGCCGAGCCTCGAGATCAGCACGTAATTGGGGATCAGCGTCAGTTCGAAGGGCACCATCATCGTGGCCAGCACCAGGGTGAACAGCGCGTCACGGCCACGGAAACGAAGCCGGGCGAATGCGTACCCCGCAGTCAGCGAGGTGAACGCGACGCCGAGCGTCACCATGCCCGCCACGAAAAACGAATTCAGAAAATAGCGCCCAAACGGCGTCGTTTCAAAGATGGCGTACAGGTTCCCCCAGCGCCATTGCCGCGGCCAGGGCCAGACAGCCGGGCGCATCGCATCGGCCAGGTCCTTGAAGGCGGTGCCCAGCATCCAGAAGAACGGCCACGCCATGAGCACGCCGCCCGCGGCCAGCACCGCGTACAGCAGCGCGCGTCTTGCGATGCGCAGACCCTTCATGAGTAGTGCACCTTCCGCCCAATCATGCGCCACTGAATGATGGTCAACAACAAAACCCCCGCGGTGAACAGCGTCGCCACGGCCGCCCCGGAGCCGAAATCATG
The nucleotide sequence above comes from Candidatus Hydrogenedentota bacterium. Encoded proteins:
- a CDS encoding carbohydrate ABC transporter permease; translation: MKGLRIARRALLYAVLAAGGVLMAWPFFWMLGTAFKDLADAMRPAVWPWPRQWRWGNLYAIFETTPFGRYFLNSFFVAGMVTLGVAFTSLTAGYAFARLRFRGRDALFTLVLATMMVPFELTLIPNYVLISRLGWYNTYAALIVPWCANAFSIFLMRQAFLGLPDDFFDAAKVDGCGHLRFLARIAAPLAKPALATVALFAFLGSYNALLWPLIVTAEESMRVVQVGLTYFQGDEGVQMHLLMCATAVVIFPTVALYFAAQRYFVDAALGAGIKG